The Natrinema saccharevitans genome includes the window GAGGCCCAGATAGGCCAGATAGAGCGTGTCGGCGTCGCCCTCGTCGGTCACGAGGTAGATCCCCTCGCCGTCGGGTGCCCAGCTGGCGCTCTGGTACCGCACGTCGCCTTCGTGGGGCGTGAGGTGGTCGAGGGTTGGTTCGTCGCGCTCGAGGTCGAGAACGTAGAGGTCCTGATCGAAGTTGGAGTAGGCCTGCGAGACCAGCAGCCGGGAGTCGTCGGGGCTCCAGCCGGACAGCGAGAGCCAGCCGTCGCCCTCGCAGACGAGTTCGGCGTCGTCTCCGTACTCGTTCCGACCCTGTACGTAGACGTCGAAGACGGACTCGTCGCGGCGGTTCGAGGTGAAGGCGAACCGCTCGCCGTCGTGGCTCCAGCCGCCCCAGCGGTGTTTCGCGCGAGCGATGCGAGCGCGAGGGTCGTTGCGGCTCCCCGAGCCGCAACGCTGTTTGGCGTCGGGCATCGCCGTCAGGTTCTCGATCTCGCCGGTCTCGGCGTCGAGCCTGAATAGCTGGACGCGTTCGTTGCCGCCCTCGTCCATGCCGAAGATCAGCTCCGGGCGCTCGGGCGACCACGAGGCGAAGGTCACCCGCTCGTCGTAGAAGGTCCGCTGTTCGGGCCACTCCCGGGCCCCCTCGAGGGTCCAGACCTGTGACGTTCCGGTCGTGTCCATCAGGAAGGAGAGTCGGTCCCCCTCGGGACCGAACGAGCCGCCGTAGGCACTGCGGATATTGAGGTAACGCTCGATATCGTAGCTCATGCCGGGGTCGTACGGACGCGGGGGAGTAATCGTTTCGGTCGCTGGACCCCTCGCGCCCCCAGTAGGGATCGATTTCTCGCGATCGGCCCGTGGACGCTCGCTCGAGCGCCGTGGTCGGCTCCGTCCCCGTCGCGAAATTGCATCGGTTAACAAAGCCCTCCGGGGGAGTGGCGTCGCTCGATGGCAACCGAAACCGACGCCTCGTCGGTCGGCGTCGTCCTCCTGACGACCGTTCTCATCCTCGCGGCCTTCGGGCTCACCGTCGCGGCCGTCGGGCCGGAACTGTTCGTGGGGGATCCGGTCGAGGACTCGACGGCCGACGGCGGGACCGAGCAGCCGGAGTTCGATGAGCTCGACCGCGACGACGGTGACGGCGGCGCTTCGGACGACGACGGCGAGCGGGGCGAGGACGGCGAGGGAGTGTTCGGAGACGGAGATCCGGACGACGGGAACGAATCGGACGGGGGCGAAAGTGACGAGACGGACGGTGAAGACCGGGACGACGAGACGGACGAAGCGGACGATTCCGGGGGCGACGATGACGACGAAGACAGCGACGGGGCGACCGGGAGTGACGATGGCGACGGAGACAGCGACGAGACGGCCGACGGTGACGGCGGATCGGACACGGCGGAGGGCGATACCGTGGACGAGGACGGCGGTGACGGCGAGACGGAGACCGACGATACCGACGCCGAAAGCGACGACGACGGCTTTTTCGAGGGCGTCGACTCCTTTTTCGGCGACGACGACTCCGCCGACGACGGCGGCGACTGACGCTTCCCACGACTGACGTCCTGGGATCGTATTGGTCTCGGCTCACGTGCCCGACCGTCTCGGGCACCCCGCGACGGAAGTTCCGCCGTCGGCTGTCACGGTTCGGGCCGGGCCAGTACGGTTCCCGACGGGGACCGGCGGCCGCCCGCTCATTCGGACCCGCGGGCCGACGAATCGAATGAAAAAAGTGATTTTATAGCCCGGGGCTTCGTTGCCGCCGAGTATGCGAATCGCGTTCGTCTCGTTCGAAACGGCTCACCACCGCGATACCGAGACGAACCAGCGGTTCCGGACCGTCTGCGAGATCCTCGCCGAGAACGGCCACGACGTCCACTGCTACTGTGCGGGCTTTTGGGCCGGCGAGGACGCGACGTTCGAGCGAGACGGGATCACCTATCACGCGGTCTCGAGCGGCCTCGAGGCCCGGAGTTCGTTCCTGCTCCGTCTCCCTTTCGTCCTCGCCGCCGCGCGGCCGGACGTGATCCACGCTAGCGCCGAGCCGGCGAGTCAGGTTGTCGCCGCAAAGTGGGGCGCGCGGCTCGCGCGGGCCCCGCTCGTCCTCGAGTGGTACGGCGACGGCGGCGTCGCGGAGACGCGATGGACGCGGGCCGCCGCCCGGCGGCCGGCTCGGATCGTCACTCCGTCGTCGCTCGTCACGACGTGGGTCCGCGAACTCGGCGCGGACGGCGACCGCGTCGCGGCCGTCCCGAACCCGATCGACTGCGACAGCATCCGGGCGGTGGAGCCGGCCGACGAGGTCGACGTGATCTACGCCCGCCGGCTCGACGAGGGGGCCAACCTCGAGAGCCTGCTGTTGGCCCTCGCGGAACTGCGAGGGCGGGACTGGCGGGCGACGGTCGTCGGCGACGGACCGGAACGGGACACCTACGAGCGACTCGCGAGCGACCTCCGGATCGAAGACCGCGTGACCTTCGCCGGCGACCTCGATCTCGAGGAGCGGATCGCGGCCTATCGGGGCGCACACGTTTTCGCCCAGACGGCCGACCACTGCGTGTTCCCCACGGAGATGCTGTGGGCGCTCGCGGCCGGCTGCGTCGGCGTCGTGGAGTATCACGTCGACTCGAGCGCGCACGAACTCGTCGAGGGCTGGGACCGTGGGTTCCGGACCACCAGCGAGACCGAACTCGTCGAGGCCATCCTCGCGGCGCGCGACCTCGAGCATCGCGAGTTCGACGACCGCTTCGCCGACTACGACCGCTCGGCGGTGGCCGAGCGGTACCTCGAACTGTACCGAACGGTTCGGGACGAGTACGGCGTGCTGTGATCGCGACGCGGTCGGAGATAGCTATTTGTTAGTGCACGAGAACATTCGGCCATGCATAACGACTGTGAGTTCTGCCGGATCGCCGCCGGCGAGCAAGCGGCCCACGTCCTGTACGAGGACGAACTGACACTCGCCTTCCTCGACGAGAACCCGGCCACGACGGGACACACCCTCGTCGTTCCGCGGGCCCACGAGGAGGAGGTGGTGACCGCCGACGGATCGACGGGGGCCGCCGTCTTCGAGACGGTCCGAACCGTCGCGACCGCGCTCGAGTCCGTCCTCGAGTCGGACGGGTTCAGCGTCTTCCACACCAGCGGCCCGCTGGTCGGCAGCGTCGACCACGCCCACGTCCACCTGGTCCCCCGCCGAACGGACGACGACGTGCGGTTGTCGCTGTCGCGGACGCCGCTCGAGCCCGACGCGGCGGCCGACCTGACGGGGCGGGTCCGGTCGACCCTATAAGTCGAACTTCGCCGCCGCCGTCTCCATGTCCTTGTCGCCGCGCCCGGAGAGGTTCACCAGGATCGTGTCGTGGTCGCCGGCCTCGGCCAGCTCGATCGCGCGAGCGATCCCGTGGCTCGACTCGAGCGCCGGGATGATCCCCTCGGTCTCGCTCAGTTCGCGGAAGGCCGCAAGCGCCTCGTCGTCAGTGACGCCGGTGTACTCACAGCGGCCGACGTCGCGGAACATGGCGTGTTCGGGGCCGACGCCGGGGTAGTCGAGTCCCGCCGAGACGGAGTGGACCTCGACGTCGTCCTCGATGACCCGGGTCTTCATCCCGTGGATCGTCTCGTCTTTCCCCGCCGCCAGCGGAGCAGCGTGGCGACTCGAGTCGGACCCCTCGCCGCCGCCTTCGGCACCGTAGAAGTCGACGTCGTCGTCGCGGAAGGCGTGGAAGAGCCCGATCGCGTTGGAGCCGCCGCCGACGCAGGCGACCGCGGCGTCGGGCAGGTCGCCGGTCCGCTCGCGGATCTGCTCGCGGGCCTCCTGGCCGATCACCGACTGGAAGTCCCGGACCATCCGCGGGAACGGGTCCGGGCCGACGACGCTGCCGACGAGGTAGTGCGTGTCGTCGACGTTCTCGGCGAAGTCCTCGAGCGCGGCGTCGACGGCGTCGGCCAGCCCTTCGTCGCCGCGGGTGACCTCGTTGACCTCAGCGCCCATCAGGCGCATCCGGAAGACGTTCATCTCCTGGCGCTCGACGTCTTTCTTCCCCATGTAGATCTCCGTCTCGAGGTCGAGCAGGGCCCCGACCATCGCAGTCGCGGTGCCGTGCTGGCCGGCCCCGGTCTCGGCGATCAGCCGGTCGCGGCCGGCCCGCTTGGCCAGCAGGGCCTGTCCGAGACAGTTGTTGATCTTGTGTGCGCCGCCGTGGAGCAGGTCCTCCCGCTTGAGGTAGATGTCGGCCCCGTAGCGCTCGCTCAGGTTCCGCGCGTAGTACAGCGGCGTCGGCCGGCCGGCGAACGTCTCGAGCAGGTCGCGTAGCTCCGACTGGAACTCGTCGGTGGCCGCGATGTCGTCGTACGCGGTGGCCAACTGCTCGAGCGGATCCAGCAGCGGCTCCGGCACGTGCCGTCCGCCGTACCCTTCGAATGCTCCGTTTCCCATACGCCGGCGGTTGCTCGTTCAGGGACAAATAGGTTCCTACAGACGGATGGCGGCGTCCGAGCCCCGGTAGCCGCGGCCGGGCCGTCTGGTCGATCGGTACCGTTTATGTGTCCGGTCGCCCGTACTCCGCACGTGTCCAGAGGAATCGACTGGTTCGACGCGTTCCGCGAGATCGCGCCGGAGTGGGCCGTCGTCGTCCTCGGGCTGGTGACCCAGCTCGGTGACGTGTGGCTTCTCGGCCTGCTCGTGGGGGCGTTCTACTGTCTCGAGACGGACGACCGGGCCGTTCCCGCCGGGGTCGCCGGTCTGTTGCTGGCGGGCCTGTCGCTGATCGTCGGGCTGAAACACGTCTTCGCGCTCCCGCGACCGGAACGGGTACTCGTTCGAATGGGGGCGCTTCCCGACTCGATCCACCCGCTGTACGAGGCCACTGCGACGGCGACCGGCTACGGCTTCCCGAGCGGCCACGCCCTGATTACGACGGTCGTCTACCTCAGCCTGGCCAAGACCCTGTCCGTCGGGACGCGCCGCCAGCGGTATCTCGGTGCCGCCGCCGCCGTGACCGTCGTCTCGCTCTCGCGGATCGGGCTCGGCGTTCACTACCTCGTCGACGTCGTCGCGGGGGTCGGCGTCGGGCTGGCGTTCGCGGCGCTCGCGTGGCGATTGCTGGATCGCTATCCCGCCCACCGCGGCACGCTCGGGTTCGGGCTCGCGGTCGTCCTCGCCGTCGGCGCAATGATCGTAAGCGGTGCGGCCCGCGACGCCGTCCTCCTGGTCGGGACGTCCGTCGGTGCCTTCGCCGGCTGGGAACTCGGCGTCCTCGTCCGATCGGTCGCCGCCGGACGCGGGCCGATACGGACCGACCGGGGACTCGCGGCGAGGGCCGCGGCCGTCGCCGCCGCGCTCGCCGCCCTCGTCGCGCTCACCGGCTACTACTGGCCCGCGCCTCTCTTCGCCGGGAGCGGCCCCCTCGGGCTCGTCGTCGCCGCGCTCGTCATCGCCCCCGTCGTCTACCGGCTCGAGCGCGCCGGCGGTCGGAGGGAGCGAACGCCCGCTCGCTCGCGGTAGATCGACGCCAACTCGAGCGCGCCGGCGGTCGGCGTCACCGACCGCCGTCCGACTCCTCGTCGTCCGACTCGTCGTCGGCAGTCGCTTCCGAGTCGGCCGTCTCCGCGTCGGAGTCGTCGTCCTCGGGCGGCTCGACTTTCATCTCGGAGTCGTCCTCCGCGGGGCTCGCCTCCGGCTCCGTGTCCGCCGTCTGGGTCGGCTGGGCCTGCGTGGGGTCCGGCCCCGTCGCCTCGCTGGTCTCGTCGGCCATCGCGGTGTCGGAGACGTCGACTTCCACCTCGTCCGTCCCGGTCTCGCGTCGGGGCTCTCCCTCGTCGCTTCCGAGGTCGGGTCCGGACCGCGAGGGGTCCTCGTCCGGCTCGTCGGTGAACTCGATCCGCGAGCCCGAGTCCGCGGGGTCGTCCATCCCCGGGTCCGCGATCTCGCCGTCGCCCTCGATCTCGGACTCGCGGCCGGAGTCGACGCTCTCGGCGGCCGCACCGGCCGCGTCCGAGACGTCTTTCCCCTCGGTACCCTCCTCGACGTCCGGCACGTCGCCGCCTTCGGCGCTCGAGCGGCGTCTGCGAAGCCCGTAGCCGGCGAGCGCGCCCCCGGCGACGGCGAGCGGGACCGCCCGCCGGCGGTTCGCGGCCAGCGAGCGGACGGCGGCCGCGAGCAAGAGACCGCCGCCGAGAACCGGGAGCGTCCCGCCCCCGAGCGCGTCGGACGCCGCCGCGAGTCCGCTCGCTGCGTCGGCGAGTTCCTCGGGATCCTCGAGGCCGGGCAGTTCGTCGATCGACTCGTCGGTCGTCGCGTCGTCGTCGTGATGTGCAGTCATCCGTTCACCGCTGGTACGCCGTCCGGCCGGATGAAGATTCGACCGGCACCTGACTACCCGGTCGGGACGGGGTCGGTCGCCGCTCGCCTCGAGCGATATCGGATATTGCGGTTCTGGAGCGCATTCGACGGCAAATCGGCCGATAGGATTGATTACGGCCCTGCATACTCCGGGCCGGTGGCCTTCCCTCCACCGCGTGGAGGTACCCCCATCCATGTCGGACTCGAACGGACGTGACGACGTGTCACATCGGACCGTGCGGAACGTCGTTCTCGTCGTTCTCGACACGGCGCGGTCGAAAAGCGTCGGCCTGCAGGGGCTTTCGGAGGGGAACGCAGCGGGCACCGATCACGTCGGCGCGCAATCCCCGCCGAGCGACCGGGCGGTGAACGACGACGGCGGGGGCGCGCGCCCGACGCCCGCGTTGGCGCGACTCGCCGCCGAGGGCGTTGCCTTCGAGAACGCCTTCGCGACCGCGCCGTGGACGCTGCCCTCCCACGCGTCGCTGTTCACCGGCACCTCCCCCTCCGAACACGGCACTCACGGGGACCACACCTACCTCGAGGCCGACCTGCGGACGCTGCCGGCGGCCTTCGCCGACGCGGGGTACGAGACGGTCGGCGTCTCGAACAACACCTGGATCACCGAGGAGTTCGGCTTCGATCGGGGCTTCGAACAGTTGCGGAAGGGCTGGCAGTACATCCAGGCAGACGCCGACATGGGCGCGGTCGTCCGCGGCGAGGACCTCCGGGAGAAACTCGCCGCGACCCGCGAGCGACTCTTCGACGGCAACCCCGTCGTCAACGCCGCCAACATCCTCTACAGCGAACTGTTCCAGCCCGCCGGCGACGACGGCTCGGCCCGCGCGGTCGACTGGACCGCCGACTGGCTCCGCAGTCGTAGCGACGACCGCCCCTTCTTCCTGTTCTGTAACGTCATCGAGCCCCACGTCGAGTACGACCCGCCCCGCGAGTACGCCGAGCGGTTCCTCCCCGAGGGTGCCAGTTACGAGGCGGCGACGGCGATCAGGCAGGATCCCCGCGCCTACGACTGCGAGGACTACCACATATCGGACCGCGAGTTCGCCATGCTGCGGGGCCTCTATCGCGCGGAACTGGCCTACGTCGACCACCAACTCGGCCGGCTCCGGACCGCGCTCTCCGACGCCGGCGAGTGGGAGGACACCCTGTTCGTCGTCTGTGGCGACCACGGCGAACACGTCGGCGAACACGGCTTCTTCGGCCACCAGTACAACCTCTACGACACCCTGTTGAACGTCCCCCTCGTCGCTCACGGCGGTCCCTTCACCGGCGGCGACGCCCGCCACGACCTCGTGAGTCTGCTCGATCTCCCCGCCACCCTGCTCGAGACGGCCGGCGTCGACGACCCCGCGCTCCGCGAAGGGTGGTCGAGCCGGTCGCTACATCCCGACTCGGACGCCGACCCCCGCGAGGCCGTCTTCGCCGAGTACGTCGCCCCTCAGCCCTCGATCGAGCGCCTCGAGGCCCGCTTCGGCGAGATACCCGACCGGGTCCGCGGGTTCGACCGCCGGCTGCGGGCGGTCCGGACGGTCGACTACAAGTACGTCCGCGGCGACGACGGCTTCGAACGGCTCCATCGCGTTCGGTCGGACCCGCTCGAGGGGACGAACGTCGCCGACGAGGAACCCGACCGGGTCCGGTCGTTACGGCGGCGGCTCGAGGAGCGATTCGACCCGCTCGAGGCGGCCGACGCCTCGGGCGAGATCGAGATGCGCGAGGGGACCAAAGACCGGCTCGCGGATCTGGGCTATCTGTGACGGCGTGATCGGCCGGTGACCGCTCAGTCTCGTCTCGACCGTTCACACCTCGTGCGGTGGCGCGCGCTGGCGGCCGACCGAGAATTCTCGAGGGCGGCCGCTACCATTGCGCGAGGGATGAGCGAGCGCAGTGAGCGTTAGGGCGGGACCGCAGGTCCCGCGAACCATCCGAACGGCGCGGAGCGCCGTGAGGAGAAATCGGCTGGGGAGGACGTGGTACTCCTAGTAGCCACGATAGCAGGACACTCGTTGTACGGTCTCTCGAGAAAATCGACTCGAGAGGAGCGTCCTGCTATCGTGGCAATACGGAGACGCCTCACCCTCCCCAGCCGGTTCGCTCGCTCCGGAGTCGCTCGCTCACCCCTCGCACAGTGTCGTCGACGATCCTCACTGGCGTTCGGATAGTCGACAGCGCGCGCCACCGCGCCACTGCACGATGGGCAACGGCCATAGCCGCGCCCGGTATCAAGCGCACACCTGTACACGCGGGGCGGTTTCCCGCCGCCGTCGCAACGTGGGGCCATGTCTTCCAGCGGCCCCGCCCAATCGGCGTCGTTCCCGTTTCCGACGCAGGTCGTCTACGAGGGGTCGGCCGACCGACTCCGCGCCGCCGTCGACGTCGCCCCCGCGGCGATGGACGACGTGACGGTCGCAGTCGGCTCGCGTCGCCTCCGGATCGCGGTCGACCGCGGTGAGAGCGCTTTCGACGGCCACGACGGCGACGCGAACCCCGAGAGCGACGACCGCGTCGTCGAACGCACCGTCACGCCGCTCCCGCCCGGCCTCGAGTTCGGGGACGACCGACGCGCGTTCTACAACAGCGGCGTCCTCACCGTCTCGCTCGAGACGCAGTCGTGACGCCCGCGTCGTCGGCCGCCGACCGATAGCGACGCCGAGTCTGTCTCGCCGTGAGCGGTCGGTTGCGGGCTGCCTGCAGCACGTTTTTGCGCCCCAGTCCGGTAGGCAAGACGACAGTCACGGAACCGATGGCAACCCACGACGAACGCTCGATCGACGGCTTCCTCTCGTTTTTCCGCGGCTACACGAAGACGTGGATCCACGCGGTCGCGGCGGCCGGACTGACCGCGTTCGGGACGCTGTCGGTCTATCACCGCGGGTTCATCGCCATCGCGCTGGCCGCCTACGTCGCCCCGCCGATCGTGCTGTACCTGTGGCGACCGTCAGCGGGCCGGGACGACGCGGACGCCGCGACCCCACGGGAACCCGAACCGACGGCCGGCGCACGAGCGGCGACCGGCGAAGTCGAGCGCCCCGGCGCGGCGGCCGAAGCCGGTGACGGCGACGGACCCGACGATGTCGCCTCCGGACCGGACGACGGCCGTCCCGACGACACCGACGACGGGGCGGGCCAAACCGACGCCGCGAGAACGATCGACCGCCCCCGCGAGTGGCGGTCGGTCGACGTTCCGACGGAGTCGACGCTGCGGGACGTCTGCGTGACCGACGGCGGTGCTGCCCACGCGGTCGGCGAGGACGGGGTGGTCCTCTCGGCCGCCGGCGTCGACGCCGAGTGGGCGGTCGCGCTCGCGGACGGCCCGGCAGCGCAGGGCGAGGAACTTCAGGGGGTCGACGCGACGGCCGACGGCGAAGCGGTCTGGGTCGCCGGCGACAGCGGCGCGCTGGGGCGACTCGAGCCCGAGGCGGGGCTCCACACCGATTACACGGCCCCGCTCGAGATCACGAACAACTGGCTTGGGGTCGCGGTCGCCGGCCGGAGCGGCGACGAGACGATCCTGCTGATCGACGGCTCCGGCGCCGTCTGCCGCGGGCGCTACCGCGACGGCGAGATGGCGTGGGACGAGCCCGTCACCCCCGGCAGCGGCTCGAGCCTGAGCGGGGTGGCGCTGGCCGACGCCTCGGTCGGCTACTGCTGTGACACGAACGACGCGGTCTTCGAGACGACCGACGGCGGGGCGTCGTTCGACGGCGTCGGCCCCGTCGGGGCCGGCGGCACGCTCGAGGCCGTGGCGACGCTCGGCCGCGGCGACTGTCTGGTGAGCGCCGACGACGGCGTCGTCCACCGCTACGGCGGGTCGACGTGGACGCCGGAACGGGTCGGCGAGGAAGCGATCTGCGGGCTGGCCCGCCGGGAGGGGGAGACGATCGCCTGCGACGCCGACGGCGCGATCTACGAGCGCAGCGAGGGCGACTGGACGGCGGTCGACGCGGGGCCGCTCGAGTCGCTGATCGGCGTCGCGGTCGCGCCCGACGGCCGGCGGGCGGTCGCGGTCGGCGACGAGGGGACCGTCGTCGAACGGCGGTGAGCGACGGCCCGTCCGCCGGCCGGATCGGCCACTGTTATTGCCGTCGAACCCGCAGCGCCTAGCGTGAGCGATCGAGACGCGACGGGCGACGGAACCGACCGCTGTCGGCTCTGCGGGACTCCGCTTTCGGAGACCGGCGACCGGGCCGCCGACGGCTTCTGCTCGAGTAGCTGTCGCGATATCGCCGCCGAGTACGGAACGAGCGCGGATGCCGGCCCCCGTTCGACGGACCGGCCGGCCGACGCGAGCCCGGATTCGGCGTCGGAGACCCACGGGACCGCCCGGGCCTTCTTCCGGGTCGACGGTATGCACTCGGCCAGTTGCGAGGCCTACCTCGAGTCCGTCGCCGAGGGCCGGGCGGGCGTGACCGATGCCGAGGCGAGCTACGTCACCGAGACGGTCCGGGTCGATCACGACCCCGACCGGATCGGCGCGGACGCCATCGAGGACGCGCTGAGTACGCTTGGCTACACCGCCTACCGGCGCGAGGACGCGAGTACAGACGAGGACGCCGGGGGAACCCGCCGCTCCCGGGAGATGGACGGGCTCCGGAAGCGCCGCACTGACGACATGCTCGAGATGCGCTACGTCGTCGGCGTCGTCTTCGGCTCCTTTCTCCTGTTGCCGTTCGTGGCGGTCTTCTATCCGATGTACCTGACCGCGTTTACCGACTGGGGAGCCATCGCCCACTTCGAAGGGTCGTTCACCGGCCTCGGCGGCTCCCTCTATCTCCCGCTGTTCGTCGTCCTGACCGGGGCGATCGTCTACCTGACCGGCGGCCCCGTCCTCCGTGGCGCGTACGTCAGCCTGACGCTCCGGCGGCCGACGACGGACCTGCTCGCAGCCCTGACGATCCTGAGCGCGTACACCTACGCTTCGGTCACCGCCGCGCTCGGCCGCACGGACGTCTACTTCGATCTGACCATCGTCGTCGCCGCGCTCGTGATGGGCGCGACCTACTACGAGTCGACGGTCAAGCGCCGCGCGACCGACCGGCTGACCGACCTCACCGTCTCGCAGGTCGACACCGCCCGGCTGTACGCGTCGGACGGCTCCACGGCCGAGATCCCCGTCGCAGACCTCGAGTCCGGCGACCGCCTGCTCGTCCGCGAGGGCGAGCGCATCCCGGTCGACGGTCGGCTGGCCGAGGGCGAGTGTACCGTCGACGAGGCCGTCGTCACCGGCGAGTCGCTTCCGGTCCCGAAAGAAGCCGGCGACGAGGTGGTCGGCGGTTCGGTCGTCACGACCGACGCGGCCATCGTCGACGTCGGCGACCGAACGACGAGCAGCATCGAGCGGCTCACCCGGGTCGTCTGGAACGTCCAGAGCGCGGACCACGGCGTCACCCGGCAGGCTGACGAACTCGCCGCCCGGCTCGTCCCCGTCGTCCTCGCGGCCGCCGTCGTCGTCGGTATCGGATCGCTGCTGCTCGGTGCCGGCACGACCGCGACCGCCCTCGCGGCGCTGCTGACGCTCATGGTCGCCAGCCCGTGGGCGCTCGGGTTCGCGACGCCGTACACCGTCGCCACCAGTCTGGAAGCGGCCCTCGAGCGGGGCGTCGTCGTCTTCGACGAGACGGTCTTCGAGCGCCTGCGCGCGATCGACGTCGTCGTCTTCGACAAGACCGGCACGCTGACGACCGGCGAGATGTCCGTCCGCGAGGCCGACGCCCCCGCAGACCTGCTGGCGGCCGCCGCCGCCCTCGAGCGGCGGGCGGCCCACCCCGCCGCGGCGGCGATCGCGGCGGCGTTCGGCGACGAGAGCGGAACGGCTGGCGAGGCCGACGGTGCGGCGCGGGCCGACGGCGGCTCGGCCGCGACGGGCGACCTCGAGGTCCGGGACTTTCACACGCACGCGACCGGCGTCGAGGGCACCGTCGACGGGCAGCAGGTGCTTGTCGGCCATCCGGACCTCTTTCGGAAACGGGACTGGACGCTCGAGGCGGGCCTGGAGCAGCGGGTCGAGCGCGCTCGCGAAGCGGGGCGGCTCCCGGTCGTCGTCGGCCGGGACGGGAGCGCGGAGGGGGTCGTGGTCGTCGGCGACGAACCCCGCGAGGGGTGGGA containing:
- a CDS encoding heavy metal translocating P-type ATPase → MSDRDATGDGTDRCRLCGTPLSETGDRAADGFCSSSCRDIAAEYGTSADAGPRSTDRPADASPDSASETHGTARAFFRVDGMHSASCEAYLESVAEGRAGVTDAEASYVTETVRVDHDPDRIGADAIEDALSTLGYTAYRREDASTDEDAGGTRRSREMDGLRKRRTDDMLEMRYVVGVVFGSFLLLPFVAVFYPMYLTAFTDWGAIAHFEGSFTGLGGSLYLPLFVVLTGAIVYLTGGPVLRGAYVSLTLRRPTTDLLAALTILSAYTYASVTAALGRTDVYFDLTIVVAALVMGATYYESTVKRRATDRLTDLTVSQVDTARLYASDGSTAEIPVADLESGDRLLVREGERIPVDGRLAEGECTVDEAVVTGESLPVPKEAGDEVVGGSVVTTDAAIVDVGDRTTSSIERLTRVVWNVQSADHGVTRQADELAARLVPVVLAAAVVVGIGSLLLGAGTTATALAALLTLMVASPWALGFATPYTVATSLEAALERGVVVFDETVFERLRAIDVVVFDKTGTLTTGEMSVREADAPADLLAAAAALERRAAHPAAAAIAAAFGDESGTAGEADGAARADGGSAATGDLEVRDFHTHATGVEGTVDGQQVLVGHPDLFRKRDWTLEAGLEQRVERAREAGRLPVVVGRDGSAEGVVVVGDEPREGWEETVTALSESGVGVVVLTGDDGTAADAFADHPGVDRVFAGVSPDGKTAAIERLRADGRVAMVGDGTNDAPALAAADLGISLGSGTALAADAADVAIADDDLAAVERAFALARAARDRIRQNLGLAFAYNALAIPPAVLGLVNPLVTTVAVVVGTLLIVGNAERSLLAD